From a region of the Coffea arabica cultivar ET-39 chromosome 3e, Coffea Arabica ET-39 HiFi, whole genome shotgun sequence genome:
- the LOC113735073 gene encoding trans-resveratrol di-O-methyltransferase-like: MDLARNIGDHTDELFQAQAHIWNHIFNFINSMSLKCAIQLDIPDVIHKHGQPMTLDQLIDALPIKNEKAPFVYRLMQILIHSGFFIEAKIPGNENDNQKGYLLTSASELLLKSNPFSVTPFLLAMLDPALTDPWHHLSQWFQNSDESPFYTCHGRSLYDFASHESQLNQFFNEAMASDARMVSSVVTKDCKHVFEGLNSLVDIGGGTGTFAKAIADAFPRLKCTVLDLPHVVDGLESSKNLAYVGGNMFEAIPPADAVLMKWILIDWSDDECVQILKKCKEAIPSKEKGGKVIIVDTFCKSQQKGDDDHEAIETQLFYDMGAMVLVKGRQRNETDWAKLFSEAGFSDYKITAVLGLRSIIEVY, translated from the exons atggaTTTGGCTAGAAATATTGGTGATCATACTGATGAGCTTTTTCAAGCACAAGCTCACATATGGAACCATATATTCAACTTCATAAATTCTATGTCCCTCAAATGTGCAATTCAATTAGACATTCCAGATGTTATTCACAAGCATGGCCAGCCGATGACCCTCGATCAATTGATCGATGCTCTTCCCATCAAGAATGAAAAAGCCCCATTCGTTTATCGTCTCATGCAGATTTTGATCCACTCAGGCTTCTTCATTGAAGCAAAGATTCCTGGAAATGAGAATGATAATCAAAAGGGTTATCTGCTCACTTCTGCTTCTGAACTTCTTTTAAAGAGCAACCCTTTTAGCGTGACGCCATTTTTACTGGCCATGCTCGATCCCGCCTTGACTGATCCATGGCACCATCTCAGCCAGTGGTTTCAGAACAGCGATGAAAGCCCATTTTATACTTGCCATGGGAGGTCACTTTATGATTTTGCGAGCCATGAGTCTCAGCTTAATCAATTCTTTAACGAAGCAATGGCTAGTGATGCCCGGATGGTTAGTAGCGTGGTGACCAAAGATTGTAAGCACGTTTTTGAGGGTTTGAATTCATTGGTAGATATTGGAGGTGGAACTGGAACCTTTGCTAAGGCAATTGCTGATGCTTTCCCTCGCCTGAAATGCACTGTGCTTGATCTTCCTCATGTTGTTGATGGCTTGGAGAGTAGTAAGAACTTGGCCTATGTTGGAGGTAACATGTTTGAAGCCATTCCTCCTGCAGATGCTGTTTTAATGAAG TGGATATTGATTGATTGGAGCGATGATGAGTGTGTACAAATACTAAAAAAATGTAAAGAAGCAATTCCTAGCAAGGAAAAAGGAGGCAAAGTGATAATTGTTGACACGTTCTGCAAAAGCCAGCAGAAAGGGGATGATGATCATGAGGCGATTGAGACCCAACTGTTCTATGATATGGGGGCGATGGTTCTAGTCAAAGGAAGGCAAAGAAATGAGACAGATTGGGCGAAACTTTTCTCTGAGGCAGGCTTCAGTGACTATAAGATAACTGCAGTATTGGGCTTGAGATCTATCATTGAGGTTTATTAG